TAGCCACGCAGCGCCAGCGCCGCGCCACGGTCCAATCGATCCTGGTGTGCGAGCGTCGCGAACTCCGGCCGATCCAAGGGCCAGTGAAGAGCCCATTGATCAACTTCGACGAACAGGTACGGATCGGGGAGCACGTTGAGCAACGCGTGACCCAACGATGTCTTCCCGGCTGAGGAAGGTACGACGAGAAAGAGCGCTCGGCCAATGTCTGAGGCGTGTCATCGTGGGGCGGGAAGGGATCGAACCTTCGACCGAGGGATTATGAGTCCCCTGCTCTGACCACTGAGCTACCGCCCCGAGGCGGCAAGCCTAGGAAACCGCGCCGCTACGAGAGGTCGTCGCAGGCGGGTTCGTTGTGCTTGGCCGCGTCGATCGGCCTTCCTTGTGGTACTTCTTCTGAGCGGAGTCGAAGATCTTGTCGCGACGATCCGACGACACGGCGAGCTGCTTCGGGAGCTTTGCGACCCTGCCTTGAACGCGGCTCTGTCCGGTCGGGTGATCCTCCGCGTCGGTAGCTCTTCCTTGAAGCCCGGCTGCACCTCGGTAAGACGGCTGGTGATTACTCCGCGATCCCATTGCCATCCTTGACGTCCAGAGTCCCGAGCGCCTGACCTCGGCGACCATCGACCTGGACGCGACCGATCGTCGAGGAACTGCACGAAGCTCTCAGGTCGGGGCGGTGCGCGCCGAGCGAGCGGAGCGGCAGTAGTTGGTGAGAGGGCGTCCCGAATTGCTCACAAATCGCAACGGAGGACGGGCATTCGAGCGCCCGGATCGATTTGCTCGAACCCGTTGGCGAGGAATGCCGCCACCGCTCCTGCAACTTCCGCTGGACCTCCCGCAATCCACCAAGGGGGAGGCCCGTACAGCACCGCAGCGCCACGACCGGACGCGTACCTCTTTGCTGATGCGACCAGAGACCGGCCAACGCCGCGACCGCGGCCGCTTCGCACGACGTGGATGCACGGTGCCGCCCAGGCGTCCTCGCGATCGATGCCTCCATACTGCGGATATCTCCCAAGTGGTCCGAGCGCGCACCAACCGATCGGTTCGCTGCCGAGCTGTGCGAGAAGACCCGGCACTTCACCTTGTTCAACGAGCGCACGCATGAACTCACGGTTCTCCGGGGCCGCGTGCGTGTAGTTACGGTGCGCCCGGAACGGCCAGACGCACCAGCACGCCTCCTGTGACGGCGACGAGCAGAAGAGAGCCTCGAACGCTGACCACTCTGTCGTTGTCACGGGCACGACCGCGACGTTCTCGTCCACGAGCTGACTCTAGGGATCCGGGCGTGCGGAAGTGGACACGGCCTTGGCCGGCGCAGACGTGGCAACGAAGCTGATGCTCGCGCACACCAATGCGACCACCATCACGAACCGACCTCTGAATTCAGGGCTCTTCGAGGTAGTCGCGCAGGCGCTGCGATCGTGTGGGGTGACGCAACTTGGCGAGCGTCTTCGACTCGATCTGGCGGATGCGCTCACGCGTGACACCGAACTCCTTGCCGACCTCTTCCAGCGTGCGAACCTGGCCGTCGTCGAGACCGAACCGCAGCCGCACGACGGCGCGCTCGCGGTCGTTGAGCTCGTCGAGCGCTTCCTCGATCGCCTCGGTGAGGAGCGCGCGAGCCGCGGCGGTGGCCGGCGCGATTGCCGACGGGTCTTCGACGAAATCGCCGAGCGAGCTGTCGTCTTCTTCGCCGACCGGCGTTTCCAACGACACCGGTTCGAGCGAGATGCGCTGGATGTCGCGCACGCGGTCGGGTGTGAGCTCGACCTTCTCCGCAACTTCCTCGACGGTGGGCTCGCGGCCGAGCTCCTGGAGCATCTGGCGCTGCACGCGCAGCACCTTGTTCATCGTCTCGACCATGTGCACGGGGATTCGGATCGTGCGCGCCTGGTCGGCGATCGCGCGCGTGATGGCCTGACGGATCCACCATGTGGCATAGGTGGAGAACTTGAAGCCCTTCGTGTAGTCGAACTTCTCGACCGCACGGATCAGGCCGAGGTTGCCCTCCTGCACGAGGTCGAGCAGCGCCATACCGCGGCCGACGTAGCGCTTGGCGATCGACACCACAAGGCGGAGGTTTGCCTCGGTGAGCTGCTTCTTGGCCATCTCGCCATCGACGACGATCGCCTCGATGCTGGTGCACTCCTCGCTCGACCGCGGCGACTGCGTCCCCAGCCGCTCAGTGGCGTAGCAACCCGCCTCGATGCGCTTCGCCAGCGTGACCTCCTGCTCGGCGGTGAGCAGCGGGATCTTCCCGATCTCCTTGAGGTACATGCGCACCGGGTCGAAGGTGCCGCCTTCGACCCGGTCGGGGCGAGCGGCGATGCGTGCGTGGCGGGCGGGCGACTCGGGCTCGGCCACGGCACCCGGGCGACTCGAAGCGGACGACGACTCGGTGACGCGCCTGCGCTCCGGTGCGGGGTGCTCGGGAACGACGCCACGACCGGCGCGTCGTTCGTCTTCGCGCTGGAGCTCCTCGGCAATCTCGTCGACGACCTCGACACCCTGCGACCGTATGCCCGCGTAGATCGCGGCGAGCTCTTCGGTTTTGGGCTCGAGGTCGGGGAGCGCCGCGAAGATCTCGCCGGTGGTGACGAACCCGCGCTCCTTGACGCGCGCGAGGAGATCGTCGACATCGGAGTTTGCTTGCTCCGTTGTGACTCCCGCCGCTACATCCGCGTTGCTCACAGTGCCTCTTCTTTCACGCGGTGTCGTTCCCGCGTGGTCCATCTTCGATCCACCCTAGCAACTCGTTCGCGTTGTCTTGTACCGCGGTCCAGTCGCCAATTCCTTCGGCACTCGCGAGCGCGTTCAAGAGCACCTTTACCGAACTCGAACGTTCGTCTTCAGCGCGTAGCATTCCCGCGACCACACGTTGCGCCGCCGGTGTGACCGCATTTCCCATGAGCCGAACGTGGAGAGTTTCGGGCTCGTCGTCGCGAACCGGTTCCTCTACGGCAACGCGTTCGAGCAGGTCACGGACCGGGCCGTCGCTCGCGGCGAGCGCGTCGTGGAAGTCGTCGGCTGCCTCGATTGCCTCGAACGCCGCTCGCGCGACAGGGTCGGCGAACAGCCGGGCGTCGAGCCATTCCTCGACGAGCGCGGGATCGTGCACCGCGTACAGGAGCAGATCGACCTCGCGCCGGTCGACCCGGCGTGGACGTGCCTGTTGGCGTGCGGGTGGATCCGGCGGAACGCGCTTCCCGCTTGCCGCCCGGGCCACTGCCTCTCGGAGGCGGTCGGTGTCGATGTCGAGGCTCGCCGCCACGCGCATGACGTACTGGTCGCGCACGAGGTCGTTCGGGTGCTCGGCAACGATTGCCGCCGCAGCTTCGGCCGCGCGCGCACGACCTTCGAGCGTGGTCTTGTCGGCCGCCGCGAGCGCGCGGTCGATGCGGAACTCCATGAACGGCTTCGCGGCGTCGATTGCCTTGAGCAGTAGCTGTGGGTCGTCGCGCCACACGTCGGCGGGATCGCGACCCGCGGGCAGATCGGCAACTTCGAGTTGGATGTCGTACCTCTGCTCCCACCCGTACCAGCGTTCGGCCGCGCCCTGGCCCGCGGCATCGGAGTCGTACGCGAGCACCACCTTGCGCGCCAGGTTCTTGACGACCTGGAAGTGATCGTCGGCGAGCGCGGTGCCGCACGTGGCGACTGCGTTCGGCGCACCCGACAGCGCGAACGCCATCACGTCGGTGTAGCCCTCACAGATGACGATCTCGCCGCGCGCGACAACCTCGGCCTTTGCCCAGTTGAGCCCGTAGAGGAGACGACTCTTCTGGTAGATCGACGTTTCGGGCGAGTTCTTGTACTTCGGGCTGTCGTCGCCGAGGGCGCGCCCACCGAACCCGACGGGGTCTCCCTTGCTGTCGAAGATCGGGAACATCAATCGCGCGCGGAACTGATCCTGGAGCTTGTTGGCTTTGTTCACGAACGCGAGGCCGGCGTCGACGACGTCGTTGCGGGAGAACTTCTTCTGCTGCAGGTGCACGCTCAGACGATCCCAGCTGTCGGGCGACCAACCGAGCCGGAACTGCCGCACCGCGTCGCCGTCGAAACCCCGGCCACGCAGGTACTTGCGAGCGGTGCCACCCTCGGGCGCCTCGAGCAGCAGTTGCTCGTAGAACTCGATCGCGGCGCCGACGGCCTCGTTCAGGCGCGCCTTGCGGCCCTTGTCCTTCGCGACCGCGTTGTTGTCGTAGCGGAGCGTGATCCCCGCGCGCGAGGCGAGCCGTTCCACCGCGTCGACGAAGTCGAGGTGCTCCACCTCGCGCACGAAAGAGATCGCGTCCCCGTTGGCCTGGCAACCGAAGCAGTAGAACCTTCCTATGTCGGGATTGACGTTGAACGACGGCGTCTTCTCCGCGTGGAACGGGCACAATCCGACGAACCGCTTCCCGACACGCTTCAGCGCGAGGTGCTCACCGGCGAGGGTGACGAGATCGGTCGCGTCGCGGACCCGCGCCACGTCGTCGTCGAGGATTCCCACTGGTCGTTGAGCCTATGGCGGCGACTCAGACGCCGCGCGGCAGATCGTCGGGTCGCCATCCGAGGAGGTCGACGCCGAGGCCGAGCGCGAAACGGTCGGTCATCCCGCTCACGTAGTGCACCGCGAGCACGGCCGCCGCGGGAGACCCGGGCACGGGGAGCGCGACCTCACCGTCGCGCACCGGCGGCATCCGGCGCGGTGCGTCGGCGAAGTGGTCGACGAGGCCGCTGAGCAGGCGAATCACGCGTTCGGCCTGCCGGCGCGCCGCGGGCCGCAGGTAGATCCGCTCGAAGTTGAACGCGCGGAATGCGGCGAGCGCGGATGCCGCGGGCTCGGTCATTCCGACATGGCCGGTGCGATCGACGGCGTCGAGCACCGCCAGCACGAAGGTGCCGACCTGCTCCGAACGCTCGGTGCCGACCACCTCGCGTACCTCGACGGGCAGGTCGCTCGGCTCGAGGATGCGCGCCCGCACCGCGTCCTCGAAGTCGTGGCAGACGTACGCGATCCGATCGGCCCACGCGACGACCTCGCCTTCGGGCGTGGACGGCGGCGGGCGGCGCCACGAGTGGTTGCGCACGCCGTCGAGCGTCTCGCGACAGAGGTTGAGACCCGCGAGCGTGACATCGGCCCCATAGACCGCGTGGTCGTACCCGGTGCCCGGTAGGTAGGGCGAGAACGCCTCCTCCGACGCATGCCCGGCCGGACCGTGCCCGCAGTCGTGCGCGAGCGCGATCGCCTCCACGAGCGGCAGGCAAAGGTTCGCGGCTCGTGCGATGCCGGTGGCAACCTGGGCGACCTCGACTGCGTGGGTCAGCCGAGTGCGGAGATGGTCGTCCTCCGGCGCGATGAACACCTGGCACTTCCCCGCGAGCCGGCGCCACGGACGCGAGTGCTTGACCCGATCGAGGTCGCGCTCGAAGCAGAGGCGATAGGGGTCGGGTGCCTCGGCACGGGCCCGCTCCCCTGCGCCCACCGGCCGGGTCGCGCCCGGGGCCAGCAGCACGTCGAGCGCCGCCTCCCGCTCCTCGCGCAACACCACGCGCCCGCCCACGTACGCGTGCGCGCCCTCGTGCGCGCGCCGTACCAAGGGGGTCCCGACTTCACTGCTCGTCACACCAGACATGTTCGGGTTCACGGAGCAATGAAATCACGGGGGTGCGACAGCTACGCCGTGGAACCCGGGCCTCCCGCGCCCAGGGCGGCGTGGGCCGCGGCCAGGCGAGCGATCGGCACCCGGTAGGGCGAGCACGAGACGTAGTCGAGACCGACGTCGGCGCAGAACGCCACCGATGCCGGGTCGCCCCCGTGCTCGCCACAGATGCCGAGCTTGAGATCCGGGCGCGTGGCGCGGCCGCGCTCCACCGCCATCCGCACGAGCTGGCCCACGCCTTCCTGGTCGAGCGTCTCGAACGGGTTGGCGCGCAGCAGCTTCAGTTCGAGGTACTCGGCCAGGAAGCGACCCTCGATGTCGTCGCGGGAGAACCCGAACGTCATCTGCGTGAGGTCGTTGGTGCCGAACGAGAAGAACTCGGCGACCTCCGCGATCTCGCCCGCGGCCAACGCGGCACGCGGCGTCTCGACCATCGTGCCGACGAGGTAGTCGACCTCGCCGTTGTCGGACGCGGCGAACGTGTCGGCGGCGACCTCGCGGACCCAGCCGGCGACGAGCTCGAGCTCGGGCTTGGTGACGATCAGCGGGATCATGATCTCGACGCGCGGATCGCCGCCCGCGCGTTTGCGCGCGATGGCGGCTTCGAGGATCGCCTTGGTCTGCATCTTGTAGAGACCGGGCTTGATGATGCCGAGGCGCACGCCGCGCGTGCCGAGCATGGGGTTCGCCTCACGCCACTGCTGCGCGGCCGCGAGCAGGCGGCGGCCTTCTTCGTCGAGCTGCCCGCGCGCGTCCTGCACCAGCAGCTCCTCGACGTCGGGGAGGAACTCGTGCAGCGGCGGGTCGAGCAACCGGATGGTGACGGGCAGGCCGTCCATCGCTTCGAAGATGCCTTCGAAGTCGGCGCGCTGGAGCTTGGCGAGCTCGTCGAGCGCGGCGTTCTCCTCGGCTTCGTCGGCAGCGAGGATGAAGCGCTGCACGATGGGCAATCGCTCCTCGCCGAGAAACATGTGCTCGGTGCGGCAGAGGCCGATCCCTTCGGCGCCGAACCGGCGCGCAACCTCGGCATCCTCCGGCTGGTCGGCGTTCGTACGCACGTTCAGCACCCGAAACTCGTCCGCCCAACCGAGGACGGTCTCGAAGACAGCGCTCATCTCGTCGGGTTTGATGAGCGGGACCGCACCGATCACGACCTCACCAGTGGTGCCGTTGATCGAGATCACGTCGCCCTCACGCACGGTGACGCCGCTCACCTGGAACACGCGGCCGGCGACGTCGATGTCGAGCTCGCTCGCGCCGCACACCGCGGGCTTGCCCCATCCACGCGCGACGAGCGCGGCGTGGCTCGCGAGCCCGCCGCGCGAGGTGAGGATGCCCTCGGCGGCGATCATCCCGTGGATGTCGTCGGGTGACGTCTCCGGGCGCACGAGGATCACGGCCTCGCCGGCCCCGTGTTTCGCCTCTGCGTCGTCGGGCGTGAAGTAGACCTTGCCGACCGCCGCGCCCGGCGAGGCGTTGAGGCCCTTCGTGACCGCGTCGTACTTCACCGCGGGGTCGAACTGCGGGTGCAGGAGCTGGTCGAGCTGCTCGGGCGCGACGCGCAGGACCGCCTCGCGCCGGTCGATGAGCCCCTCGGTCTCCATGTCGACGGCCATCTCGAGCGCCGCCGCCGCGGTGCGCTTCCCGACGCGCACCTGGAGCATGAACAGTCGGCCCTGCTCGACGGTGAACTCGATGTCACACATGTCGCGGTAGTGCTGTTCGAGGAGCTGCATCACGTCGAGGAGCTGCGCGTGCGGTTCGGGGAAGTCGTTCGCCATCGCGTCGAGCGACTCGGTGGCGCGGATGCCCGCGACGACGTCCTCCCCCTGCGCGTTCGCAAGGAAGTCGCCGTAGGGCCGCTTCTCCCCGGTGGCAGGGTCGCGGGTGAACGCGACTCCGGTGCCGGAGTCGTCACCCTTGTTTCCGAACACCATGGTCTGAACGTTCACGGCGGTGCCGAGGTCGTCGGGGATCTTCTCCATGCGGCGGTACACGCGCGCCCGGTCGCCGTTCCACGACCTGAAGACGGCTTCGATCGCGTGGCCGAGCTGCTCCTGCGGATCCTGCGGGAACTCGATGCCCACCTCGGCGAGCACGATCGCCTTGAAGCGGTCGACCAACTCCCGCAGCGCGTCGGCCGGCAGCTCGGGATCGGTGGCAACGCCGCGCGCCGCGCGCATCTCCTCGAGCGCCTGCTCGAACTTCTCGCCGTCGATGTCGAGCACGATCTTGCCGAACATCTGCACGAATCGGCGGTACGAGTCCCAAGCGAACCGCTCGTTCGCGGTCTGCTGTGCGAGCCCCCCGACGGACACGTCGTTCAGCCCGAGGTTGAGGACGGTGTCCATCATCCCGGGCATCGAGAACGCCGCGCCGGACCGCACCGACACGAGCAGCGGGTTCGCGGGGTCACCCAAGCGCTTGCCCATCTCCTGCTCGAGCGTCGTGCGCGCAACGGCTACCTCGTCCATCAGCCCCTCGGGGATCGTGTCGCCCGCGGCCATGTACGCCTTGCACGCGTCGGTGGTGATGGTGAAGCCAGGTGGCACGGGCAGACCGAGGTTGGTCATCTCGGCGAGGTTGGCGCCCTTTCCGCCGAGGAGATACTTCTGCTCCTTCGAGCCCGCCTCGAACGGGTGCACGTAACGCATCGGGTTCTCTCCTGGTTTCAACTCTTGGCTGGTCGAGCTATTGGTCGGCGACGACGATCGTCCGCGCGAGCTTGTCGTGGATCCCTTGCCCGTTCGGGTCTCGGTACCCCCACAGGACCATGCCGAGGCCGAGCAGCGGCCCGATGGTCGGGATGACGAGCGCGAGGAGGATCGGCAGGAAGAAGCGCGTGAACGAGCCGTACCAGCCGACCGGTGTGCCGTCGGCGCGCGCGACGCGGATCTTGCGCCCGCGCATGCCGAGCGTGCGGCCAGTGATCGCGGTCATGGGCACGAGGTACAACATCGAGGCGACGAGCACCACGACGCTCGCGACGTAGGTGGCGCCTCGAATGTCGTCGGACAGCTTGTCCGCCGTCTTCTGGAGCGCGTCCTGGTTGTGCGGCGTCTCGATGCCGCCTTCGTTCAGACCCTTCGCGGTCTTGTTGAATTCCTTGTTCGCGTCGTTGAGGTCCTTCTGCGCGGACTTCTCGTCGGACGCGGTCTTCGCATCCTTTTCGGACGCCCGGGCGTCATTTATGTCTCCCTGCGTGTCGTGGAGACTGTTGAGGTCCTTGATCTGGTCGACCTTGGTCGAATACTCGCTGTTGACCACGCCCGGCACCACGAGCAACGTGACCCAGTAGATGACGAGCACGATCGCAAAATCGAACAGGAGCGCCATGCCGCGCGCGCGGGATTCGGCGAACCGCATCCCGGGCGGGAGTTGGAGCGTGGGTTCGCGCGGCGGGCGCCGCGTCGGTGGCTGCTTACCGTTGCCGGGCGCCGGCTTCGCCTGCTTGGGTGGGGGCGGTGCCATGAGCCGGCGCCAGCCGGTGAGCTGCACCTCCGGGCGCTCGCTCGGTTCGAGCGCGCCGGCCGCGTCGCCATCCTCACCCTCGCCGTCGTCGCCCGACGCGTCGCCGTTCGCGGACGCGGCGTCGAGTGCCGCGTCGTAGCGCGTGCGCTGGAACGGGTCGGCGAGCACGTTCCACGCCGCCCGCACGCGCGCGACCTCCTCACGGTTGCGCTGGAGCTGCGCGTCGGTGACACCCTTGCTCTCGCGCGCCGCCTCGAGCTCCGAAATGCGTTCCTGATACGCGGCCTTCAACTCGTCACGGGACGCGCCCGGATCGACGCCCAACTCGTGGTAATAGGTCTCGTCGTCGCTCATAGCTATCCCAATCGGTCCTGCAGCTCGGCGAGGAGCTTGTCGATCGGGACACGATCCTGCGCCATCGTGTCGCGGTCGCGGATGGTCACGGCCTTGTCGTCGAGCGTGTCGAAATCGATCGTGACGCACAACGGGGTGCCGATTTCGTCCTGGCGACGGTACCGCCGGCCGATAGAACCCGCGGTATCGACGTCGATCATCAGGTGCAGACGGAGCATCGCGGCGATCTCGTCGGAGATCGGCACGAGCTTGTCGTTGCGTGACAGCGGCAGCACCGCGGCCTTGATCGGCGCGAGCCGCGGGTGGAAGCGCAAGACCGTGCGCGTGTCGGTGCCGCCCTTCTCGTTGGGGGCAACGTCTTCGTCGTACGCCGCGAGCAGGAACGCGAGCGTGGCGCGATCGGCGCCCGCGGCGGGCTCGACCACGTACGGCACGTACCGCCGGTCGCTCTCCTGGTCGTAGAAGCTCAGATCCTGCGCCGAGAACTTCGAGTGCTGCGTGAGGTCGAAATCGGTGCGCTGCGCGATCCCCTCCAGCTCGCCCCAACCCCACGGGTAGAGGAACTCCACGTCGGACGTGCCGATCGAGTAGTGCG
This is a stretch of genomic DNA from Acidimicrobiia bacterium. It encodes these proteins:
- the dnaG gene encoding DNA primase — translated: MGILDDDVARVRDATDLVTLAGEHLALKRVGKRFVGLCPFHAEKTPSFNVNPDIGRFYCFGCQANGDAISFVREVEHLDFVDAVERLASRAGITLRYDNNAVAKDKGRKARLNEAVGAAIEFYEQLLLEAPEGGTARKYLRGRGFDGDAVRQFRLGWSPDSWDRLSVHLQQKKFSRNDVVDAGLAFVNKANKLQDQFRARLMFPIFDSKGDPVGFGGRALGDDSPKYKNSPETSIYQKSRLLYGLNWAKAEVVARGEIVICEGYTDVMAFALSGAPNAVATCGTALADDHFQVVKNLARKVVLAYDSDAAGQGAAERWYGWEQRYDIQLEVADLPAGRDPADVWRDDPQLLLKAIDAAKPFMEFRIDRALAAADKTTLEGRARAAEAAAAIVAEHPNDLVRDQYVMRVAASLDIDTDRLREAVARAASGKRVPPDPPARQQARPRRVDRREVDLLLYAVHDPALVEEWLDARLFADPVARAAFEAIEAADDFHDALAASDGPVRDLLERVAVEEPVRDDEPETLHVRLMGNAVTPAAQRVVAGMLRAEDERSSSVKVLLNALASAEGIGDWTAVQDNANELLGWIEDGPRGNDTA
- a CDS encoding HD domain-containing protein, with translation MTSSEVGTPLVRRAHEGAHAYVGGRVVLREEREAALDVLLAPGATRPVGAGERARAEAPDPYRLCFERDLDRVKHSRPWRRLAGKCQVFIAPEDDHLRTRLTHAVEVAQVATGIARAANLCLPLVEAIALAHDCGHGPAGHASEEAFSPYLPGTGYDHAVYGADVTLAGLNLCRETLDGVRNHSWRRPPPSTPEGEVVAWADRIAYVCHDFEDAVRARILEPSDLPVEVREVVGTERSEQVGTFVLAVLDAVDRTGHVGMTEPAASALAAFRAFNFERIYLRPAARRQAERVIRLLSGLVDHFADAPRRMPPVRDGEVALPVPGSPAAAVLAVHYVSGMTDRFALGLGVDLLGWRPDDLPRGV
- the ppdK gene encoding pyruvate, phosphate dikinase gives rise to the protein MRYVHPFEAGSKEQKYLLGGKGANLAEMTNLGLPVPPGFTITTDACKAYMAAGDTIPEGLMDEVAVARTTLEQEMGKRLGDPANPLLVSVRSGAAFSMPGMMDTVLNLGLNDVSVGGLAQQTANERFAWDSYRRFVQMFGKIVLDIDGEKFEQALEEMRAARGVATDPELPADALRELVDRFKAIVLAEVGIEFPQDPQEQLGHAIEAVFRSWNGDRARVYRRMEKIPDDLGTAVNVQTMVFGNKGDDSGTGVAFTRDPATGEKRPYGDFLANAQGEDVVAGIRATESLDAMANDFPEPHAQLLDVMQLLEQHYRDMCDIEFTVEQGRLFMLQVRVGKRTAAAALEMAVDMETEGLIDRREAVLRVAPEQLDQLLHPQFDPAVKYDAVTKGLNASPGAAVGKVYFTPDDAEAKHGAGEAVILVRPETSPDDIHGMIAAEGILTSRGGLASHAALVARGWGKPAVCGASELDIDVAGRVFQVSGVTVREGDVISINGTTGEVVIGAVPLIKPDEMSAVFETVLGWADEFRVLNVRTNADQPEDAEVARRFGAEGIGLCRTEHMFLGEERLPIVQRFILAADEAEENAALDELAKLQRADFEGIFEAMDGLPVTIRLLDPPLHEFLPDVEELLVQDARGQLDEEGRRLLAAAQQWREANPMLGTRGVRLGIIKPGLYKMQTKAILEAAIARKRAGGDPRVEIMIPLIVTKPELELVAGWVREVAADTFAASDNGEVDYLVGTMVETPRAALAAGEIAEVAEFFSFGTNDLTQMTFGFSRDDIEGRFLAEYLELKLLRANPFETLDQEGVGQLVRMAVERGRATRPDLKLGICGEHGGDPASVAFCADVGLDYVSCSPYRVPIARLAAAHAALGAGGPGSTA
- the rpoD gene encoding RNA polymerase sigma factor RpoD; this encodes MSNADVAAGVTTEQANSDVDDLLARVKERGFVTTGEIFAALPDLEPKTEELAAIYAGIRSQGVEVVDEIAEELQREDERRAGRGVVPEHPAPERRRVTESSSASSRPGAVAEPESPARHARIAARPDRVEGGTFDPVRMYLKEIGKIPLLTAEQEVTLAKRIEAGCYATERLGTQSPRSSEECTSIEAIVVDGEMAKKQLTEANLRLVVSIAKRYVGRGMALLDLVQEGNLGLIRAVEKFDYTKGFKFSTYATWWIRQAITRAIADQARTIRIPVHMVETMNKVLRVQRQMLQELGREPTVEEVAEKVELTPDRVRDIQRISLEPVSLETPVGEEDDSSLGDFVEDPSAIAPATAAARALLTEAIEEALDELNDRERAVVRLRFGLDDGQVRTLEEVGKEFGVTRERIRQIESKTLAKLRHPTRSQRLRDYLEEP
- a CDS encoding RDD family protein; this encodes MSDDETYYHELGVDPGASRDELKAAYQERISELEAARESKGVTDAQLQRNREEVARVRAAWNVLADPFQRTRYDAALDAASANGDASGDDGEGEDGDAAGALEPSERPEVQLTGWRRLMAPPPPKQAKPAPGNGKQPPTRRPPREPTLQLPPGMRFAESRARGMALLFDFAIVLVIYWVTLLVVPGVVNSEYSTKVDQIKDLNSLHDTQGDINDARASEKDAKTASDEKSAQKDLNDANKEFNKTAKGLNEGGIETPHNQDALQKTADKLSDDIRGATYVASVVVLVASMLYLVPMTAITGRTLGMRGRKIRVARADGTPVGWYGSFTRFFLPILLALVIPTIGPLLGLGMVLWGYRDPNGQGIHDKLARTIVVADQ